TTTGACCCCAGCAACCGATGACacgcgacaaaaaaaaaaaaaaaaaaagactaacACTTTCAGGTACAGACCGCTTTGAGCTCGGTTTTTATCCCTTCGGGATGGAAGCTATATGAGAAAGAAAAGCGGTATATAAATACCgaggattgattgattgattgattgattgattgaatgcTTAACTAAAATGGTTAGAAATGACAAGTAATTGATTGACGTTGGTGAGGgcagattccagactcagatttccacaaaaagtagcctagactatttcataatatatgtcaacattattagcgtttttatttattgtagttttattatattaaagttcaCTTTACATCCCCATGCCAGCTGCGTGTTGAACTCCAAAACCTCAGTTTTAAGGAATACGGTTTTAAAGCGCAGCAATGCTAACTGACAGAGCAATTGGCGCAACCAGCGAAGTGATTTAAACCAACATAAATCACCCAAATTAAAGCTCTTAAAGACCTATTTATAATTTCAAAGAAGGTACGATGATAAAAATGAATCAGACACAGAAGTAATTTAAAGCTTTATTGCATAATGCTGTTAAACAATTTCCTCTGGGAATAATATGCAAGTAACAAAGGATTTGAAAGAGAAGATCATTATAAAATAAAGATTGAAATTGGGGTCTTACAATTCTAGGTTAAATCGTAACTTTACTTGCTCCCGGTGAACATTGCGTTGTAAGAACGGTCAATCCCGAATAGTTGATGCGATGTTACACTATCTCACTGTACTGCCACAATAACATTTCAAGATTTAAACTTTGCATTGAGAAAGAGCTCAAAGTCAAACTAGAGACCCAATCAGAGTCGATAATGTGACCCAAGGACCCACCCCCTGATTGGTCTGGTTGAAGAATCAAGCTTAGGACGAGTCAACAGCGTCCGCCTTGTCGCCGTGGGTTACCGGAATGCTGCGCTCACGGTTGCGGCATGGTTCGCCGTCGCGGCCTAGCTTGTGGGCGTGGAGGGTGAGCAGCCCGTCACCCGACAGCGTGCAGGtgagggtgggcggggccacgTCGGAGGGGAGGCGGTACCGACGCTGGAACTCCCGCGAGACGTAGCCGTGGTCGTCCTGGCAACGGGTGAGAGGAACGACTTTTTAGGACACTTCAGAAATTTGCttttcaatttaaaaaatataaattgtttCTGTGCAGTATAGTTCGGGTACAGGGTGCCTGTGGCAATGCCCAGGGATAATTATTCAACcaataatttacatttagggcatttagcagaccctttaaagcaggggtctcaaactcgcggcccgtgggccaattGCGGCCCGCCGGACGATATATTTTGTGGCCCCGTACTGCGCTTGCCCGGGGGCCTCATTTATAAAGCTTGCTGTGCACAAAAAACTTGCATAAGACGGAGGTGAAATGTACGTTGGCTAATGGTATGGCTTCtcccaagtgtgtgtgcgctggagATCCGCCCTTCTCTCCTGTGTGACTCCTCTGATGTATTTCGAGCTTACTGAAGCATCTGAAACTaaccgcttagcaaccgagttcCTCAAGTTGTGGAGCTTGATATCCCTGAGCATGAAATGTGCATCAGTTTTCTTACTGCAAACATTGGTAGGCTATTTATAGAAAATGTCTATGTTTTGACATGtttgattgcattttttaacTGCATGGGCCTGGATACgtcggtaggtgtgtgtgtgtgtgtgtgtcttcctgtgtgtCCAGTGGGAGAGGAAAtatcaacatgtgaaagagtgTTTTGTATCAAGTTGAGGCCGACACATATTAATTGAAATTTATATATCATGAGATAAAATCATGCAATACATTTAGGAAATTATTGCATGCCTCTCTTCTCAAAAATATTAGACCCTGGAAGTTTAAACTACTCTGTTTCTCTGCCGCAATCATCTGCGCGTCTagggcttttttctttttttttcttcccttgtTACAATGATGAACAGATGAAGAGCAGCAGTGATCAGGAGGAGTAGGCAAGAAAAGCCATATGTTCAGAAGGACAGTTCATGTTCTGAAGAAGGTTCATGTTTTAAAGAGCCGTTCATGTTCAAAAGAGCCATTCATGTTCAAAAAAGCATTCATGTTGCAGAACTGTTAATAGTAAAGCTTGAGAAGACTGGATATTTGTAGCCCTGACGTTTGATTTTTCACCTACCCTTACACCTGCCTACTTTTTCTTTAAATGATACTTGTTATGGGCCAAGGGGGGTcccatttttgttttattttaagaaATTCAGACTTTGGCGTTGTGAACCTGGAACTATGGTTCAACGTTGCTTGTCTACCTGTCTTTCCTCGTGTTTCCCCCGGACCTCCACGTAGCCGCCGGCTACCGAGACCTGGACCTCCTCCGGGGAGAAGTGTCTGACGTCCAGGTAGACGGTGAACCGGTCCTGGTCGGAGCGCACCTGGTAGGTACGGAAGAGAAAGGCGTTTGAGCGGAGTGGAGGGGTTTATTTTCTTATGTCCCCATGGTCCTAAAGTTCCCCGGATATATACGGTACATAACGGGAACATGGAGGGGTCCTTTATCCCTAGGGTCCTAGATTCCTCAGTTCGACATATGGGCTCTCTCAGGGTCCTATGTCCCCCGGCTCTTGAGGACATAATGGGAACCTGTGAACATAGGACTCTGAACATAGGGCCATGAGAACCTAGGATCTTGGGAACATGAGGTCCTGGGAACATGGACACGCTCCTGACTGGAGTATAGGAATGATATATTGTGTATTTAACCATACTTTTATCAGTTCAATCTGCTTTTTGATCAAAACAAATTTCAGAAATTATCCATACAAGGCAGAATAAATGGGTTTCAAGGTTTAAATACCATTATACATAGTTTTGACTTTTATGTGGTCAAAACCTGTacaatcagggttagggtcagtaaaACTGAGCTCGTAACCCCCAGTCCTTACAGTGCTTTAACaatgaaacatttcaaatgtgTAGTATTAACAATTGCTGTAACTGGAGGAAATACTCAATACCATGCTACTGAAATAAATGCTGTAACGGATAAAAGCCaattattgtatattgtgtttaTGAATGCCGTTACTTAGtactaaactaaatattttgCGTCCCGGGTTCAATTTGCCCCTCCAACAAAACGACTGGCCCCagtcttgcccccccccccccccccccccccccccaatgaaaAGTGTTCTAGAACCGTCCCTGTGTACAA
The Gadus morhua chromosome 7, gadMor3.0, whole genome shotgun sequence DNA segment above includes these coding regions:
- the cryaa gene encoding alpha-crystallin A chain, whose product is MDIPVQSPWFRRGYPGNDPRLFGQFFGEGMYDFPTPAVSPYYRPGFYRHLLDSGYSGVSEVRSDQDRFTVYLDVRHFSPEEVQVSVAGGYVEVRGKHEERQDDHGYVSREFQRRYRLPSDVAPPTLTCTLSGDGLLTLHAHKLGRDGEPCRNRERSIPVTHGDKADAVDSS